The following are encoded in a window of Epilithonimonas zeae genomic DNA:
- the lpxB gene encoding lipid-A-disaccharide synthase, which produces MKYYIIAGEASGDLHASNLMKAIRQKDQNADFRFWGGDLMQKQGGTLVKHYRDLAFMGFLEVVQNLRTILNNIKFCKKDIQENKPDVLILVDYPGFNLRIAKFAKELGIKVVYYISPQLWAWKEGRVETIKKYVDEMLVILPFEKDFYKKHQVEAHFVGHPLLDAIEGLPPIDTQKFKKENHLNDKEIIALLPGSRKQEVSKMLETMLSVRNDFADFQFVIAGAPSLDKDFYEQFVDADVHFVSNRTYDLLRCSKAALVTSGTATLETALLNIPEVVCYKGSRISYEIGKRLIKNIKYISLVNLIMDKEVVTELIQNELNTKNLVEELNKILNTNKRDEVLNNYEVLRTKLGGSGASQNAAEIIVNLK; this is translated from the coding sequence TTGAAATATTACATAATAGCAGGAGAAGCTTCCGGCGATTTGCACGCTTCCAACTTAATGAAAGCCATCAGACAAAAAGACCAAAACGCAGATTTTCGATTTTGGGGCGGTGACCTGATGCAGAAACAAGGCGGAACTCTGGTTAAACATTACCGTGATTTGGCTTTTATGGGTTTTCTGGAAGTCGTTCAGAATCTTAGAACCATTCTCAACAATATCAAATTCTGTAAAAAAGACATTCAGGAAAATAAACCTGATGTTTTGATTTTAGTTGATTATCCGGGCTTCAATTTGAGAATTGCGAAGTTTGCTAAAGAATTGGGAATTAAGGTTGTTTATTATATTTCGCCACAACTTTGGGCTTGGAAAGAAGGTCGTGTAGAAACAATTAAAAAATATGTGGATGAGATGCTCGTGATTCTTCCTTTCGAGAAAGATTTTTACAAAAAACATCAGGTCGAGGCTCATTTTGTTGGACATCCGCTTCTTGATGCAATCGAAGGTTTACCGCCAATTGATACTCAGAAATTCAAAAAAGAGAATCATCTTAACGATAAAGAAATCATTGCACTTCTGCCAGGTTCCAGAAAACAGGAAGTCTCCAAAATGTTGGAAACGATGCTGTCCGTGAGAAATGATTTTGCGGATTTTCAATTTGTGATTGCCGGCGCACCAAGTCTTGACAAAGATTTTTATGAGCAATTTGTGGATGCCGATGTCCATTTCGTTTCCAATAGAACTTATGATTTACTCAGATGTTCCAAAGCGGCTTTGGTAACTTCTGGAACGGCAACTTTAGAAACGGCTTTGCTCAATATTCCCGAAGTGGTTTGCTACAAAGGTAGCCGAATCTCCTATGAAATAGGAAAACGATTAATCAAGAATATCAAATATATTTCTCTCGTCAATCTCATTATGGACAAAGAAGTTGTGACAGAATTAATTCAAAACGAACTGAATACTAAAAATCTCGTTGAAGAACTTAATAAAATTCTCAACACGAATAAAAGAGACGAAGTTCTGAATAATTACGAAGTTCTAAGAACCAAACTTGGAGGAAGCGGCGCCAGTCAAAATGCCGCTGAAATTATTGTAAATCTGAAATAA
- a CDS encoding DUF2480 family protein yields the protein MEEIKNKVAESGLVNFDISDLVPKGKRLGIDIKDFLWEGMILKEKDFREKIKNIDTEIYKDAYVYIYCSEDVIIPLWAYFLITSKITDVAKKIVFGNREDLEVLLMHNAIHTYDFSEMRDKRVLVKGCSDEMIPNNAYVELVEQLKPLVKSLMFGEACSNVPIFKN from the coding sequence ATGGAAGAAATTAAAAATAAAGTTGCGGAAAGTGGATTGGTGAATTTTGATATTTCTGACCTTGTTCCGAAGGGGAAAAGATTGGGAATTGATATCAAGGATTTTCTTTGGGAAGGCATGATTCTGAAAGAAAAAGATTTCCGTGAGAAAATCAAAAACATTGATACTGAGATTTACAAAGACGCTTATGTTTACATCTATTGTTCTGAGGATGTGATTATTCCATTGTGGGCTTACTTTCTGATTACGTCCAAAATTACAGATGTTGCGAAGAAAATTGTTTTTGGAAATCGAGAAGATTTGGAAGTTTTGTTGATGCATAATGCTATCCACACTTATGATTTTTCTGAGATGCGAGACAAACGTGTTCTAGTAAAAGGCTGCAGCGATGAGATGATTCCGAACAATGCGTATGTAGAATTGGTTGAGCAACTGAAACCGCTTGTAAAATCTTTGATGTTTGGGGAAGCTTGCAGTAATGTTCCGATTTTTAAAAACTAA
- a CDS encoding protein O-mannosyl-transferase family: MKNLYRIFFFSFLFLLYLYFSFSKVPFGDALGFVNLAEINKFTNDTTVFGKFLYTNFLIGFKQIFNLDSIPAVRYFNLIFSVLTLAIIFSIINLKFKQEIYAYLGTLIFAFGFTFWKQTEIIEVYTFNSFWIALYIYFSIKFLEFKKEKYLFYLSFVLGLSFWAHAQNIMLIPGWLILNFYAYRKFKINILSSIIIFLAFAFGPYFLAFINGYDTSKVYGSGNSDWVTGSVNKGISGFAKNIAVAFGYLVYNFWLFVIPGVLVIFKKLKTIKYFKNQFYLISFLIPFGFATIYNVSDNYVFFLNAYLFFLLFIIEGIINIRNHKQNLYKIISLSVLVTPFFYLLSFVIVSKIPQGQNFEKEKSFKGGLSYYLLPWMNENIGVLEYYLNDKTPADTSDFMYNNCQEFLKLRKGKNSLEEIKNF, encoded by the coding sequence ATGAAGAATCTTTACCGAATTTTCTTTTTTTCTTTTCTATTTTTACTTTATTTGTATTTTAGCTTTTCAAAAGTTCCTTTTGGGGATGCTTTAGGATTTGTAAACCTAGCAGAAATTAATAAATTTACAAATGACACTACTGTTTTTGGTAAGTTTCTTTATACTAATTTTTTGATTGGATTTAAGCAGATTTTCAATCTAGATTCTATTCCTGCAGTCAGGTATTTTAACTTGATCTTTTCGGTTTTAACTTTAGCTATTATTTTTTCAATTATTAACCTAAAGTTTAAGCAGGAAATCTATGCTTATCTCGGAACACTAATTTTTGCTTTTGGCTTTACATTTTGGAAACAGACAGAAATTATTGAAGTTTATACCTTTAATAGTTTTTGGATTGCACTTTACATTTATTTTTCTATTAAATTTTTAGAATTTAAGAAGGAGAAATATCTTTTCTACTTAAGTTTTGTTTTAGGATTATCTTTTTGGGCTCACGCTCAGAACATCATGCTAATTCCAGGATGGCTTATCTTAAACTTTTATGCTTATAGAAAATTTAAAATCAATATTTTATCCAGTATAATAATTTTTTTAGCCTTTGCTTTTGGACCATATTTCTTAGCTTTTATTAATGGTTATGATACTTCAAAAGTTTACGGTTCTGGCAATTCTGATTGGGTTACAGGAAGTGTTAACAAAGGAATTTCTGGATTTGCTAAAAATATTGCAGTTGCTTTTGGGTATTTGGTTTACAATTTTTGGCTTTTCGTCATTCCAGGAGTTTTAGTTATTTTTAAAAAATTGAAAACTATAAAATATTTTAAAAATCAATTTTATTTAATTAGTTTTTTAATTCCTTTTGGATTTGCAACCATCTACAATGTGTCCGACAATTATGTTTTCTTTTTGAATGCTTATTTGTTCTTTTTACTTTTTATCATAGAAGGAATAATTAATATCAGAAATCATAAACAAAACTTATATAAGATTATTTCATTATCTGTTTTAGTTACTCCTTTTTTCTATTTATTAAGCTTTGTTATTGTTTCAAAAATTCCTCAAGGTCAAAACTTTGAAAAAGAAAAATCTTTTAAAGGTGGTTTATCATATTATCTTTTACCGTGGATGAATGAGAATATTGGCGTTTTAGAATATTATCTTAATGACAAAACACCTGCTGATACATCGGATTTTATGTATAACAACTGTCAGGAATTTTTAAAACTCAGAAAAGGAAAAAATTCTTTGGAGGAAATCAAAAACTTTTAG
- a CDS encoding DUF937 domain-containing protein, with the protein MSLLDLITGSAGNQVAEQAENKFGISKNQIIALLVVAAPLVISYLKKKSENAEEADKLNATLDKHHDGSILNNPAQALERESEGNSILDHIFGGNKANVENQLSANTGISMDKIGPVLATLAPVIMGYIGQQKQANNVNSGGGLGDLLGGILGGSAQEAQASNNPLSDILGSVIGGATQSSGGGLGDIIGNVLGGGNQQQQSQQGGLGGLLGSIFGK; encoded by the coding sequence ATGAGTCTATTAGACCTTATCACAGGAAGCGCTGGTAATCAAGTCGCTGAACAGGCTGAAAACAAATTCGGAATCAGCAAAAATCAAATCATTGCATTATTGGTTGTAGCAGCACCTTTGGTGATTAGCTATTTGAAAAAGAAATCAGAAAACGCCGAAGAAGCAGACAAGCTGAATGCAACCCTAGACAAACATCACGATGGAAGCATCTTGAATAATCCAGCTCAGGCACTTGAAAGAGAATCTGAAGGAAACTCAATCCTTGACCATATTTTTGGCGGAAACAAAGCCAACGTAGAAAATCAATTATCAGCAAATACAGGAATCTCTATGGACAAAATCGGACCGGTTTTAGCAACTTTGGCACCTGTGATTATGGGTTATATCGGTCAGCAAAAGCAAGCCAACAATGTCAATTCCGGAGGAGGATTAGGAGATTTGTTAGGCGGAATTCTTGGCGGTTCTGCTCAGGAAGCTCAGGCATCCAACAATCCTTTGAGTGATATTTTAGGAAGCGTTATCGGCGGAGCAACGCAATCTTCTGGCGGCGGTTTGGGAGATATTATAGGCAATGTTCTTGGCGGTGGAAACCAACAGCAACAATCTCAACAAGGCGGATTGGGTGGACTGCTGGGAAGCATTTTTGGAAAATAA
- a CDS encoding 30S ribosomal protein THX — MGKGDQKSTRGKRVRGSYGKTRPRKSSQPIAVTEKPTKVKAEPKPKTAKPKAEKAEKAEETEEKPKVKRTKKAEE, encoded by the coding sequence ATGGGAAAAGGTGACCAAAAATCCACCAGAGGCAAAAGAGTACGTGGAAGCTATGGCAAAACGAGACCGAGAAAATCCTCTCAACCAATAGCTGTAACAGAAAAACCGACCAAAGTAAAAGCTGAACCAAAGCCGAAAACAGCAAAACCAAAAGCTGAAAAAGCTGAAAAAGCAGAAGAAACAGAAGAAAAGCCAAAAGTAAAACGAACAAAAAAAGCCGAAGAATAA
- the aspS gene encoding aspartate--tRNA ligase, translating into MFRTHTNGELTLANLNEKVTLSGWVQTIRDKGFMIWVDLRDRYGITQLVLDEERSSTELLESAKKLGREFVIQVEGIVIERASKNPKIPTGDIEILVSDLKILNASELPPFTIEDETDGGEELRMKYRYLDIRRNPVKDKLIFRHKMAQKVRNYLSDSGFIEVETPVLIKSTPEGARDFVVPSRMNPGQFYALPQSPQTFKQLLMVGGMDRYFQIVKCFRDEDLRADRQPEFTQIDCEMAFVEQEDIMNVFEGMTKTLLKDITGKEFGDFPRMTFADAMQKYGNDKPDIRFGMEFVELNELVKGKDFKIFDDSELVVGINVEGIADYTRKQIDELIDWVKRPQIGATGMVWIKFQNDGVVTSSVNKFYSEEDLQRVAETFNSKPGDLMLIMSGNADKVRTQLSALRMELGNRLGLRKGNEFAPLWVVDFPLLEFDEESGRYHAMHHPFTSPKTEDFHLLETEPGKARANAYDLVLNGNEIGGGSIRIFDKDLQSRMFDLLGFSKEEAEAQFGFLMNAFKYGAPPHGGLAFGFDRLVAILDGNEVIRDYIAFPKNNSGRDVMIDAPAPIHQEQLTELELKLDLKS; encoded by the coding sequence ATGTTCCGTACACACACAAACGGCGAATTGACGCTGGCAAATCTGAATGAAAAAGTAACACTTTCCGGTTGGGTTCAAACCATTCGTGACAAAGGTTTTATGATTTGGGTCGATTTGCGAGACCGTTACGGAATTACACAATTGGTTTTGGACGAAGAAAGAAGTTCAACAGAACTATTGGAATCGGCTAAGAAATTAGGTCGCGAATTTGTGATTCAGGTGGAAGGAATTGTTATCGAACGTGCTTCCAAAAATCCCAAAATCCCAACTGGCGACATCGAAATTTTGGTTTCTGATTTAAAAATATTAAATGCATCTGAACTTCCTCCTTTCACTATCGAAGATGAAACCGACGGTGGAGAAGAATTGAGAATGAAATACAGATATCTGGATATCAGAAGAAATCCTGTAAAAGACAAACTGATTTTCCGTCACAAGATGGCGCAGAAAGTTAGAAACTATCTTTCAGACTCTGGTTTCATTGAGGTTGAAACACCCGTTTTGATTAAGTCAACTCCCGAAGGTGCGAGAGATTTCGTAGTTCCAAGCAGAATGAATCCCGGACAGTTTTACGCTTTGCCACAATCGCCACAAACTTTCAAACAATTGTTGATGGTTGGCGGAATGGACAGATATTTCCAAATCGTGAAATGTTTCCGTGACGAAGATCTGCGTGCTGACAGACAACCGGAATTCACACAAATCGATTGCGAAATGGCGTTCGTAGAACAAGAAGACATTATGAATGTTTTCGAAGGAATGACCAAAACATTATTGAAAGACATCACAGGAAAAGAGTTTGGAGATTTCCCTAGAATGACTTTTGCCGATGCAATGCAGAAATATGGAAACGACAAACCGGACATCCGTTTCGGAATGGAATTCGTGGAACTGAATGAATTGGTTAAAGGAAAAGATTTCAAAATATTTGATGATTCAGAACTGGTTGTCGGGATTAATGTTGAAGGAATTGCTGATTACACCAGAAAACAAATCGATGAATTAATTGATTGGGTAAAACGTCCTCAAATCGGAGCTACAGGAATGGTTTGGATTAAATTCCAAAATGACGGTGTTGTAACTTCATCAGTTAACAAATTCTATTCTGAAGAAGATTTGCAGCGTGTCGCTGAAACATTTAATTCAAAACCTGGCGACTTAATGCTAATTATGAGTGGAAATGCTGATAAAGTTAGAACGCAGCTTTCAGCCTTGAGAATGGAATTAGGAAATCGTCTTGGATTGAGAAAAGGAAACGAATTTGCACCACTTTGGGTTGTAGATTTCCCATTGTTGGAATTTGACGAAGAAAGCGGAAGATACCACGCAATGCACCATCCATTCACTTCTCCAAAAACCGAAGATTTCCATCTTTTGGAAACCGAGCCAGGAAAAGCTAGAGCCAACGCTTATGATTTGGTTTTGAACGGAAACGAAATCGGTGGTGGTTCTATCAGAATTTTTGATAAAGATTTACAGTCAAGAATGTTTGACTTGCTTGGTTTTTCAAAAGAAGAGGCAGAAGCGCAGTTCGGTTTCTTAATGAATGCTTTCAAATATGGCGCTCCGCCTCACGGAGGTTTAGCTTTCGGATTCGATAGATTGGTTGCCATCTTGGACGGAAACGAAGTGATTAGAGATTACATCGCATTCCCGAAAAACAATTCAGGAAGAGATGTGATGATTGACGCACCAGCGCCGATTCATCAGGAACAACTCACAGAGTTAGAATTGAAATTAGATTTAAAATCATAA
- a CDS encoding cupin-like domain-containing protein: MELKSLDKVKNITSDQFVSQYMKPNVPVIIEDFVDSQSAAFQKWNYDYFKEIAGEKEVDVYGGEIHSLNRAASKPIAKMTFAEYLDLISEKATEYRLFLFNLLTIKPELKKDIQYKDITKGKVLHWLPFMFFGGEGSNTRNHVDIDMSHVFLTQYQGVKRVWLFPLNQSDLLYKLPYNFHSIANLKTSTQEEFPGLKYLKGYEAILKPGQTLYMPSGWWHFIQYETEGYSISVRALPSKLIEKWRGFRNLVFTRHFDNLMRKLFKEKWFNYKVSVAKRRAQKAIDKIEGKHILDDIPDIPIHF, encoded by the coding sequence ATGGAACTCAAATCATTAGATAAAGTCAAAAATATTACTTCAGACCAATTCGTTTCTCAGTATATGAAACCGAATGTTCCTGTAATTATCGAGGATTTTGTTGATTCTCAGAGTGCTGCATTCCAAAAATGGAATTATGATTATTTCAAGGAAATCGCCGGAGAAAAAGAAGTGGATGTTTATGGCGGGGAAATCCATTCTCTCAACAGAGCGGCAAGTAAACCGATTGCAAAAATGACTTTTGCAGAATATCTTGACCTCATTTCAGAAAAAGCAACAGAATATCGTTTGTTTCTTTTTAATCTACTGACCATCAAACCGGAACTAAAAAAAGATATTCAATACAAAGACATTACAAAAGGTAAAGTTCTTCATTGGCTCCCATTTATGTTTTTCGGAGGCGAAGGTTCCAATACCCGAAATCACGTTGATATCGATATGTCACACGTCTTTTTGACACAATATCAAGGTGTGAAAAGAGTTTGGCTGTTTCCACTCAATCAATCTGATTTACTTTACAAGTTGCCTTACAATTTTCATAGCATTGCCAATCTTAAAACTTCAACCCAAGAAGAATTCCCAGGATTGAAATATCTTAAAGGTTACGAAGCAATTCTCAAACCAGGACAAACACTTTATATGCCATCTGGCTGGTGGCATTTTATTCAATATGAAACGGAAGGTTATTCAATTTCGGTAAGAGCATTGCCATCTAAATTAATAGAAAAATGGCGAGGTTTCAGAAATCTAGTATTTACAAGACATTTTGATAATCTAATGAGAAAATTATTCAAGGAAAAATGGTTTAATTATAAAGTTTCAGTTGCCAAGAGAAGAGCTCAAAAAGCGATTGACAAAATCGAAGGAAAACATATTTTGGATGATATTCCTGATATTCCAATACATTTTTGA
- a CDS encoding SDR family NAD(P)-dependent oxidoreductase: protein MNTHKTVLILGANSDVAKQAAKLYIDKGYFVILASRNLKSLQNFADENHLDKSKFEIKYFDATDFSSHQYFYDELPVKPNIVVYSAGFLVENQEALRNFEGTFEMMKTNYIGAVSILNIIATDQSNKNLERIIGLSSLSGVRGRKSNFVYGSTKSAFTQYLAGLRQELNSRKIIVNVLVIGYINTKINAGLELNKNLIMEPDYVANYIVNAGNSFTIVPNWKWKIIYWILKLSPEFLVAKLP from the coding sequence ATGAATACTCATAAAACTGTTCTGATTCTGGGTGCCAATTCGGATGTTGCAAAACAAGCCGCCAAACTTTACATTGATAAAGGCTATTTCGTGATTCTCGCTTCCAGAAATCTAAAATCTCTGCAGAATTTTGCTGATGAAAATCATCTGGATAAATCTAAATTTGAGATTAAATATTTCGATGCCACAGATTTCTCTTCTCATCAATATTTCTATGATGAATTGCCTGTAAAACCGAATATTGTAGTTTATTCTGCAGGGTTTTTAGTGGAAAATCAAGAAGCTTTAAGGAACTTCGAAGGAACATTTGAAATGATGAAAACGAATTACATTGGTGCAGTTTCTATTCTGAATATTATTGCGACAGACCAATCAAATAAAAACTTAGAAAGAATTATCGGCTTGTCATCGTTATCAGGTGTTCGCGGACGAAAAAGTAATTTCGTTTATGGAAGTACAAAATCTGCTTTTACACAATACTTGGCTGGACTAAGACAAGAATTGAATTCTAGAAAAATTATTGTAAATGTTTTGGTTATTGGTTATATCAATACTAAAATCAATGCTGGATTAGAACTTAACAAAAATTTGATAATGGAACCGGATTATGTTGCGAACTATATTGTAAATGCAGGTAATTCTTTCACAATTGTTCCAAACTGGAAATGGAAAATTATCTATTGGATTTTGAAATTATCTCCTGAATTTTTGGTGGCGAAGTTGCCTTAA